A stretch of the Candidatus Binatia bacterium genome encodes the following:
- a CDS encoding tryptophanase, giving the protein MRFPAEPFRIKVVEPLRYVSREERAELLEKAGLNLFAVPADSIYIDLLTDSGTSAMSDAQWSGLMMGDESYAGSKNFYNLERTVRELTGYKHVIPTHQGRMAEHLLFSSVLKPGQIVPNNSHFDTTRANVEAQGAEALDLVIPEGQDPDADHPFKGNMDVARLERLLSEKGRSNVPLVMLTVTNNSGGGQPVSLANVRAVREVCDRHGVPLFLDACRFAENAWFIQEREPGCAGKSVRQIARELFDLAAGCTMSAKKDGLVNIGGFLAFQADALESTVTNLLLRVEGFPTYGGLAGRDLEGMARGLSEVLDEDYLGFRIHQVRELGTMLMEGGVPIVKPVGGHAVYIDARRFLPHVPQSRFPGQALVVALYRDYGIRGVEVGSLMFGHKDPATGEDVFPTLDLVRLAVPRRVYTYEQMRYVAQSVVEIYRHRETLRGLRLVYEAPVLRHFTARLAPVEPEPAPVR; this is encoded by the coding sequence ATGCGATTCCCGGCCGAGCCGTTCCGGATCAAGGTGGTCGAGCCGCTCCGCTACGTGTCGCGCGAGGAGCGCGCGGAGCTTCTCGAGAAAGCGGGTCTCAACCTGTTCGCGGTTCCCGCCGACTCGATCTACATCGACCTGCTCACCGACTCGGGAACCTCCGCCATGAGCGACGCGCAGTGGTCGGGGCTCATGATGGGCGACGAGTCGTACGCCGGGAGCAAGAACTTCTACAACCTCGAGCGCACCGTGCGCGAGCTCACCGGCTACAAGCACGTGATCCCGACGCACCAGGGCCGCATGGCCGAGCACCTCCTCTTCTCGTCGGTGCTGAAGCCCGGCCAGATCGTCCCGAACAACAGCCACTTCGACACGACGCGCGCGAACGTCGAGGCTCAGGGCGCCGAGGCGCTCGACCTGGTGATCCCCGAGGGCCAGGATCCCGACGCCGACCACCCCTTCAAGGGGAATATGGATGTCGCCCGGCTCGAGCGCCTGCTGAGCGAGAAGGGCCGGTCGAACGTTCCGCTGGTCATGCTCACCGTCACCAACAATTCGGGCGGCGGGCAGCCGGTCTCGCTCGCGAACGTGCGCGCGGTGCGCGAGGTCTGCGACCGCCACGGCGTGCCCCTTTTCCTGGACGCGTGCCGTTTCGCCGAGAACGCCTGGTTCATCCAGGAGCGCGAGCCGGGATGCGCCGGCAAGTCGGTCCGCCAGATCGCGCGGGAGCTGTTCGACCTCGCCGCGGGCTGCACGATGAGCGCGAAGAAGGACGGACTCGTGAACATCGGCGGCTTCCTGGCGTTCCAGGCGGACGCGCTCGAGAGCACGGTGACGAACCTGCTCCTGCGCGTCGAGGGCTTCCCCACCTACGGGGGACTCGCCGGACGCGACCTCGAGGGGATGGCGCGAGGGCTCTCCGAGGTGCTCGACGAGGACTACCTGGGCTTTCGCATCCACCAGGTGCGCGAGCTCGGAACGATGCTGATGGAAGGCGGCGTGCCGATCGTCAAGCCGGTGGGCGGCCATGCGGTCTACATCGACGCGCGGCGCTTCCTCCCGCACGTGCCGCAATCGCGCTTTCCGGGGCAGGCCCTGGTGGTCGCCCTCTACCGCGACTACGGCATCCGCGGCGTCGAGGTCGGAAGCCTCATGTTCGGCCACAAGGATCCGGCCACGGGCGAGGACGTCTTCCCCACGCTCGACCTGGTTCGCCTCGCCGTCCCGCGGCGGGTCTACACCTACGAGCAGATGCGGTACGTGGCCCAGTCGGTCGTGGAGATCTATCGCCACCGGGAGACGCTGCGCGGCTTGC
- a CDS encoding FAD-dependent oxidoreductase, whose product MTPRTAVVLGAGPTGLSAALTLGDEAVLVERESRVGGCCRSIVSGGFTFDHAGHIMFSNDPYVHDLYRLLLGDNVHWQEREAWIYSKGVHTRYPFQGALYGLPNQVIKECLVGAIEARFGPLRPPDAKTLKPMTCAAAEGNGNGHANGNGHSNGHGNGHANGHVNGHANGHANGHGRLTGGDVKDCCADGILEAEAPLAAPEALAAAEGAPWTEPRSFEEFIYRVWGSGIAKHFAIPYNRKLWKVPLDQMETSWLGGRVPLPDLEEMIDGALSPVPKPMGPNARFGYPLRGGFQALMDGFLPRLRADLRLETEAVRLCPSKRMAWLSDGSTLEYETLISTIPLPRLVRLLGPEAPSAVRDAAAGLRHLSVRCVNLGVGRPDLTEKHWIYYPEDTVFHRIFVQGNASPHCNPPGGFGLTCEITYSGDHPLPADGEALTERCIADCRRVGLIGDEDPIWTACQADLPYAYVIYDHERRERVEHIRAWLLERDIFLAGRFSEWEYYNSDHAFIAGRNAALKACERREERRALTRRPGRPAPGTERAPMTL is encoded by the coding sequence GTGACGCCCCGCACCGCGGTCGTTCTGGGAGCCGGGCCCACCGGACTCTCGGCCGCTCTGACGCTGGGCGACGAGGCGGTCCTGGTGGAGCGCGAATCGAGGGTGGGCGGCTGCTGCCGCTCGATCGTCTCCGGCGGTTTCACCTTCGATCACGCCGGCCACATCATGTTCTCCAACGATCCCTACGTGCACGACCTCTACCGCCTCCTCCTCGGGGACAACGTCCATTGGCAGGAGCGGGAGGCCTGGATCTACAGCAAGGGCGTCCACACCCGGTATCCGTTTCAGGGCGCGCTCTACGGCTTGCCGAACCAGGTCATCAAAGAGTGCCTGGTCGGCGCGATCGAGGCTCGCTTCGGCCCCTTGAGGCCCCCCGATGCGAAGACGCTGAAGCCGATGACGTGCGCCGCGGCGGAGGGGAACGGCAACGGCCATGCGAACGGGAACGGTCATTCAAACGGGCATGGCAACGGGCACGCGAACGGCCACGTGAACGGCCACGCGAACGGCCATGCGAACGGCCACGGGCGGCTGACCGGCGGCGACGTGAAGGACTGCTGCGCCGACGGGATCCTGGAAGCCGAGGCGCCGCTCGCCGCGCCCGAGGCGCTCGCGGCGGCCGAAGGCGCGCCATGGACGGAGCCCCGGAGCTTCGAGGAGTTCATCTATCGCGTGTGGGGCTCGGGCATCGCGAAGCACTTCGCGATTCCGTACAACCGGAAGCTCTGGAAGGTGCCGCTGGATCAGATGGAGACGTCCTGGCTGGGTGGCCGCGTGCCGCTCCCCGATCTCGAGGAGATGATCGACGGGGCGCTCTCGCCGGTGCCGAAGCCGATGGGCCCCAACGCGCGGTTCGGCTATCCGCTGCGCGGGGGGTTCCAGGCGCTGATGGATGGATTCCTGCCGCGGCTCCGCGCCGATCTGCGCCTCGAGACCGAGGCGGTTCGGCTCTGCCCCTCGAAGCGCATGGCCTGGCTCAGCGACGGCTCGACGCTGGAGTACGAGACCCTGATCAGCACGATTCCGTTGCCGCGCCTGGTGCGCCTCCTGGGACCCGAGGCTCCGTCGGCGGTGCGCGACGCGGCCGCCGGGCTCCGCCATCTCTCCGTGCGCTGCGTGAATCTCGGCGTCGGACGGCCCGACCTGACCGAGAAGCACTGGATCTATTATCCCGAGGACACGGTGTTCCACCGGATCTTCGTGCAGGGAAATGCCAGTCCCCACTGCAACCCGCCGGGAGGGTTCGGCCTCACCTGCGAGATCACCTATTCCGGCGATCACCCACTTCCGGCCGACGGCGAGGCGCTCACGGAGCGCTGCATCGCGGACTGCCGCAGGGTGGGGCTGATCGGCGACGAGGATCCGATCTGGACGGCGTGCCAGGCCGACCTGCCGTACGCCTACGTCATCTACGACCATGAGCGCAGGGAGCGGGTGGAGCACATCCGCGCCTGGCTCCTGGAACGCGACATCTTCCTCGCGGGACGCTTCAGTGAATGGGAGTACTACAACTCGGACCATGCCTTCATCGCGGGAAGGAACGCCGCGCTGAAGGCCTGCGAACGGCGCGAGGAGCGCCGGGCGCTGACCCGGCGGCCGGGGCGGCCGGCGCCGGGGACCGAGCGGGCGCCGATGACGCTCTGA
- a CDS encoding glycosyltransferase, translating into MEYTPVVVFSHLRWNSVFQRPHHIMTRLAQRRDILFVEEPVTNGAVAGLEVMRVAPRVRVVQPHLPVEGPGFGPRQERILSAQLARFLEREGYERFAAWLYTPMAVSVAQGLQPTAIIYDCMDELSHFLHAPAGIREREQELFECADAVFTGGPSLYRAKQRLHPYVHCFPSSVDVKHFASAASVPEVRAQARLPRPRFGFFGVIDERMDLDILRHLAAERPEWTFVMVGPVAKIDRSALPWGANLRYMGQQPYHDLPGYLAGWDVCLMPFAKNEATRFISPTKVLEYMAADRPIVSTSIEDVAEPYRDIVFLGDGPEGFLEACERALAQSEAERASRRARAREVLAGTSWDETVDRMDAILRRVAGDSTHREAPAYPAASARSIA; encoded by the coding sequence ATGGAATACACCCCCGTCGTCGTCTTTTCGCACCTGCGCTGGAACTCGGTGTTCCAGCGGCCGCATCACATCATGACCCGCCTGGCCCAGCGCCGGGACATCCTCTTCGTGGAAGAGCCGGTGACCAACGGCGCCGTCGCGGGGCTCGAAGTCATGCGCGTCGCTCCCCGCGTTCGCGTCGTCCAGCCGCATCTCCCGGTCGAGGGCCCGGGGTTCGGCCCGCGCCAGGAGCGGATCCTGAGCGCGCAGCTCGCCCGGTTCCTGGAGCGCGAGGGCTACGAGCGCTTCGCGGCCTGGCTCTACACTCCGATGGCGGTGTCGGTGGCGCAGGGGCTGCAACCCACGGCGATCATCTACGACTGCATGGACGAGCTCTCGCACTTCCTCCACGCTCCCGCCGGAATCCGGGAGCGCGAGCAGGAGCTGTTCGAGTGCGCCGACGCCGTCTTCACGGGCGGGCCCAGCCTCTATCGCGCGAAGCAGCGGCTCCATCCCTACGTCCATTGCTTCCCGAGCAGCGTCGACGTGAAGCACTTCGCGAGCGCCGCCTCGGTTCCGGAGGTGCGCGCGCAGGCCCGCCTCCCGCGCCCGCGCTTCGGCTTCTTCGGGGTGATCGACGAGCGCATGGACCTGGACATCCTGCGCCACCTGGCCGCCGAGCGGCCCGAGTGGACGTTCGTGATGGTCGGCCCGGTCGCGAAGATCGATCGCTCGGCGCTCCCGTGGGGAGCCAACCTCCGATACATGGGGCAGCAGCCCTACCACGATCTGCCCGGCTACCTGGCGGGATGGGACGTCTGCCTCATGCCGTTCGCGAAGAACGAGGCGACGCGGTTCATCAGCCCGACCAAAGTGCTCGAGTACATGGCGGCCGACCGTCCCATCGTCAGCACGTCGATCGAGGACGTGGCGGAGCCCTACCGCGACATCGTGTTCCTGGGGGACGGACCGGAAGGGTTCCTCGAAGCGTGCGAGCGCGCGCTCGCCCAGAGCGAGGCCGAGCGGGCGTCACGGCGCGCGAGGGCCCGCGAGGTGCTCGCCGGCACGTCCTGGGACGAGACGGTGGATCGGATGGACGCCATTCTTCGCCGGGTTGCCGGCGATTCGACCCACCGCGAGGCGCCGGCCTACCCGGCGGCCTCCGCGAGGTCGATCGCGTGA